A stretch of Natronococcus sp. CG52 DNA encodes these proteins:
- the allB gene encoding allantoinase AllB: MTVDLVVRNCTVVTPAGRTPDAGVAVEDGTIVAVGRSDRLPEADRVVDADGNVLVPGIVDCHIHNREPGLEYKEDWESATRAAAAGGVTTVVGMPNTDPVIDRPEHLELKYERGEASAHVDFQSYAVVTSENLDLIPALDETGVLGYKIFLGSTVGDVPPPSDGEILEAMERIRETGKRLGFHEENGEIIDHYERQFKAAGKNDPIHHSHSRPVVAEREAVERMITFADETGAKIHMFHVSSGSAAEAVAGGKDRGVDVTAETTPHYLWFTEDVMREKGNVARIQPPIRDAAERAKLWETGVEGGAIDCIATDHAPHTPEEKKVDDPFGNTWDAISGFVGLETEVPVMLTFVDRDRFTLEEWVRRHSTRPARVWGMYPQKGSLQVGTDADFTIVDPEAEWTLDNADELHSKNCVTPFEGETFTGKTVATAVRGEIVYEDGEVVGESGYGTRVDVE, translated from the coding sequence ATGACCGTGGATCTGGTCGTTCGCAACTGTACCGTCGTGACGCCGGCCGGACGGACCCCCGACGCCGGCGTCGCGGTCGAGGACGGGACGATCGTCGCCGTCGGCCGAAGCGACCGGCTCCCCGAGGCCGATCGGGTCGTCGACGCCGACGGCAACGTGCTCGTCCCCGGAATCGTCGACTGTCACATCCACAACCGCGAACCCGGCCTCGAGTACAAGGAAGACTGGGAGTCCGCGACGCGGGCGGCGGCCGCAGGCGGCGTGACGACCGTCGTCGGGATGCCCAACACCGACCCGGTCATCGACCGGCCGGAACACCTCGAACTGAAGTACGAGCGCGGCGAGGCGTCGGCCCACGTCGACTTCCAGAGCTACGCCGTCGTCACGTCGGAGAATCTCGACCTGATCCCCGCACTCGACGAGACGGGCGTCCTGGGGTACAAGATCTTCCTCGGTTCGACGGTGGGTGACGTCCCACCGCCGAGCGACGGCGAGATACTCGAGGCGATGGAGCGGATCCGCGAGACCGGGAAGCGACTCGGCTTCCACGAGGAGAACGGCGAGATCATCGATCACTACGAGCGCCAGTTCAAGGCGGCGGGAAAGAACGACCCGATCCACCACTCGCACTCCCGGCCCGTCGTCGCCGAGCGGGAGGCCGTCGAGCGGATGATCACCTTCGCCGACGAGACCGGCGCGAAGATTCACATGTTCCACGTCTCCTCTGGATCCGCCGCCGAGGCCGTCGCCGGCGGAAAGGACCGCGGCGTCGACGTCACCGCGGAGACGACCCCGCACTACCTCTGGTTCACCGAGGACGTGATGCGCGAGAAGGGCAACGTCGCCCGGATCCAGCCGCCGATCCGCGACGCCGCGGAGCGTGCGAAACTCTGGGAGACCGGCGTCGAGGGCGGCGCGATCGACTGCATCGCGACCGACCACGCACCCCACACGCCCGAGGAGAAGAAAGTCGACGACCCGTTCGGGAACACCTGGGACGCGATTTCGGGGTTCGTCGGCCTCGAGACCGAGGTCCCAGTCATGCTCACTTTCGTCGACCGGGATCGGTTCACGCTCGAGGAGTGGGTCCGCCGCCACTCGACCCGGCCCGCCCGGGTCTGGGGGATGTATCCGCAGAAGGGCTCGCTGCAGGTCGGCACCGACGCCGACTTCACTATCGTCGACCCCGAGGCGGAGTGGACGCTCGATAACGCCGACGAACTGCACTCGAAGAACTGCGTCACGCCGTTCGAAGGCGAGACCTTCACGGGGAAGACGGTCGCGACCGCCGTCCGCGGCGAAATCGTCTACGAGGACGGCGAGGTCGTCGGCGAGTCGGGATACGGGACTCGAGTCGACGTCGAGTAG
- a CDS encoding DUF7282 domain-containing protein → MNARNQLLVLLTVLMLVCSSGAMVVGATAATTVDEHDTDAGENETDVPDEDPDAEQNETAEDDTDDAEDEDGVPDDEPDEQQSAYVTFEDQESDGETVVVDEVSMAAGGFVTIHDSTLLEGDALGSVVGVSEYLEEGSHEDVEVTLDEPLEEEETLIAMPHRDTNDNQEYDFVETEGEEDGPYLTADDEPVIDEAVVSLEEESETDPADELNEEEPVEEEPVEEEPVEEEPVEEEPVDDEPVDDEPEAVDEDAITVVIEQADVHAFVGEMPHHDAAEDTELEADDENVTDDENVTDDENQEAPSADHQIEVTIEQPTITPIGDATDDASAEELMDDVSIGQATVFIVVHEHGEMPTDDEMDDDGGEDITIERATIFVVAEDVQPADETVDDEPANDTESEADTDELDEDDADAADERQITIEQATVFVVLNDDEMNGEMVEDDEIEENGVEDDAADDDYDADDEMAEDNETVENDELEEEDEAEEDDETAEDNETAEDNETAEDDELEDDTADQRLEVTIEQATIFVFVDEVPVTEEPEEEPVEEEPVEEEPVEEEPVEEEPEEPVEEPAEEEPAEEEPVDNETAADEPEAAVFEVDDLEPTDVTVTQGDVIEVSATITNTGDEELTQTVEFRVDGEALANEDVTLGPGDSETITFEEIDTTALESGEYTHGVFTEDGEQTATLTVEDGPTDEEGADDAPAEDEDDAETAIGSVGL, encoded by the coding sequence ATGAACGCACGCAATCAGTTACTCGTACTACTCACCGTACTGATGTTGGTGTGCTCGAGTGGGGCGATGGTCGTCGGCGCGACAGCCGCGACGACCGTCGACGAGCACGACACTGACGCCGGTGAGAATGAGACAGATGTTCCGGACGAGGATCCGGATGCGGAACAGAACGAAACAGCCGAAGACGACACGGACGACGCTGAGGATGAAGACGGGGTGCCGGACGATGAACCCGACGAACAGCAGTCCGCGTACGTAACCTTCGAGGATCAGGAAAGCGACGGTGAGACCGTCGTCGTCGACGAGGTCTCGATGGCAGCCGGCGGCTTCGTGACGATCCACGATAGCACCCTGCTCGAGGGCGACGCGCTCGGAAGCGTCGTCGGCGTTTCGGAGTACCTCGAGGAAGGCAGCCACGAAGACGTGGAGGTCACGCTCGACGAACCGCTCGAAGAAGAGGAAACCCTGATCGCGATGCCACATCGCGACACGAACGACAACCAGGAGTACGACTTCGTCGAGACTGAAGGCGAGGAGGACGGCCCGTACCTCACGGCCGACGATGAACCGGTCATCGACGAGGCAGTCGTCTCCCTCGAGGAAGAATCTGAAACGGATCCCGCTGACGAACTAAACGAGGAAGAGCCAGTTGAAGAAGAGCCAGTTGAAGAAGAGCCAGTTGAAGAAGAACCGGTCGAAGAAGAACCGGTTGACGACGAACCCGTAGACGACGAACCGGAAGCCGTTGATGAGGATGCTATCACCGTCGTCATCGAGCAGGCGGACGTTCACGCGTTCGTCGGCGAGATGCCTCATCACGACGCCGCCGAGGACACCGAACTCGAGGCGGACGACGAGAACGTGACCGACGACGAGAACGTGACCGACGACGAGAACCAAGAAGCGCCTTCTGCTGATCACCAGATCGAAGTTACCATCGAACAGCCAACGATTACGCCGATCGGCGACGCCACCGACGACGCGTCAGCGGAGGAGTTGATGGATGACGTTTCGATCGGACAGGCGACCGTCTTCATCGTCGTCCACGAGCACGGGGAGATGCCGACGGACGACGAGATGGACGACGACGGTGGTGAGGATATCACGATCGAACGCGCGACGATCTTCGTCGTCGCCGAAGACGTTCAGCCGGCTGACGAAACGGTCGACGACGAACCCGCTAACGATACCGAATCGGAGGCCGATACGGACGAACTTGATGAGGACGACGCGGATGCGGCGGACGAACGACAGATCACCATCGAACAGGCGACCGTCTTCGTCGTCTTGAACGACGACGAGATGAACGGTGAGATGGTCGAGGACGATGAGATCGAGGAGAACGGCGTTGAAGACGATGCGGCTGATGACGACTACGACGCCGACGACGAGATGGCCGAGGACAACGAGACGGTCGAGAACGACGAACTCGAGGAAGAGGATGAGGCCGAAGAGGACGACGAGACGGCTGAGGACAACGAGACGGCTGAGGACAACGAGACGGCTGAGGACGACGAACTCGAGGATGACACTGCTGACCAGCGCCTCGAAGTGACCATCGAACAGGCGACCATCTTCGTCTTCGTCGACGAGGTCCCGGTTACGGAGGAGCCCGAGGAAGAACCTGTTGAGGAAGAACCTGTTGAGGAAGAACCTGTTGAGGAAGAACCTGTTGAGGAAGAACCGGAAGAGCCAGTCGAAGAACCGGCTGAAGAAGAACCGGCTGAAGAAGAACCGGTTGACAACGAGACTGCAGCGGACGAGCCGGAAGCGGCCGTCTTCGAGGTCGATGATCTCGAGCCCACGGACGTAACCGTGACCCAGGGCGACGTCATCGAGGTCTCTGCGACGATCACGAACACCGGGGACGAAGAGCTTACGCAGACAGTCGAGTTCCGCGTCGACGGTGAGGCGCTCGCGAACGAGGACGTAACGCTCGGTCCGGGTGACAGCGAGACGATCACCTTCGAGGAGATCGACACGACGGCACTCGAGTCCGGGGAGTACACTCACGGCGTGTTCACCGAAGACGGGGAGCAAACTGCGACGTTAACCGTCGAAGACGGACCGACTGACGAGGAGGGCGCAGACGATGCGCCAGCTGAGGACGAAGACGATGCAGAGACTGCGATCGGATCCGTCGGTCTCTAG
- a CDS encoding Lrp/AsnC ligand binding domain-containing protein: MVEAYLLITTPAGTARSVLSEVRDLEATSRANVIAGEFDIIATVEAENTQELLVLVTEEIQSLENVARTRTCVVLE; the protein is encoded by the coding sequence ATGGTCGAAGCCTACCTGTTGATCACGACCCCCGCGGGAACGGCGCGGTCGGTGCTGTCCGAGGTTCGCGACCTCGAGGCGACCAGCCGAGCGAACGTCATCGCCGGCGAGTTCGACATCATCGCCACCGTGGAAGCGGAGAACACCCAGGAGTTGCTGGTACTGGTCACGGAGGAGATTCAGTCGCTCGAGAACGTCGCACGGACGCGAACCTGTGTCGTCCTCGAGTAG
- a CDS encoding PadR family transcriptional regulator, whose amino-acid sequence MHDLTGFQRDLLYVIAGADQPSGQTVKDEVEKYYSSEINHGRLYPNLDTLVNKELVEKGQLDRRTNYYAITDAGRQQIDDRREWEEQYVEF is encoded by the coding sequence ATGCACGATCTGACCGGCTTCCAGCGTGACCTCCTGTACGTTATCGCAGGTGCCGACCAGCCGTCCGGGCAAACCGTCAAGGACGAGGTCGAGAAGTACTACAGCTCCGAGATCAATCACGGTCGGCTGTACCCGAACCTCGATACGCTCGTCAACAAGGAACTCGTTGAGAAGGGGCAACTGGACAGGAGAACGAACTACTACGCGATCACGGATGCCGGCCGACAGCAGATCGACGATCGGCGCGAGTGGGAAGAACAGTACGTCGAGTTCTGA
- a CDS encoding (2Fe-2S) ferredoxin domain-containing protein: protein MRRETDRQRARLETCVLVCTNDRDSEYACCADVGADETLEAVKSWLRDRGAFWSPIGVTTTGCLGLCSEDGAAIAIQPRDEWYADVAPEDVPELLEREFGPDAESIDRRAIDASE from the coding sequence ATGAGACGGGAAACGGACCGACAGCGGGCGCGACTCGAGACGTGCGTCCTCGTCTGTACGAACGATCGCGACTCGGAGTACGCCTGCTGTGCCGACGTCGGAGCCGACGAGACGCTCGAGGCCGTCAAGTCGTGGCTCCGCGACCGAGGCGCGTTTTGGTCGCCGATCGGCGTCACGACGACCGGCTGTCTGGGTCTCTGCAGCGAGGACGGCGCGGCGATCGCGATCCAGCCGCGCGACGAGTGGTACGCCGACGTTGCCCCCGAAGACGTCCCCGAGTTGCTCGAACGGGAGTTCGGCCCGGACGCCGAGTCGATCGATCGGCGGGCGATCGACGCGAGCGAGTAG
- a CDS encoding winged helix-turn-helix domain-containing protein: MSTQASNTRSESTPDPSAQLDVLGDDCARMILVATSDGPKTAKELTKQTDSSSATVYRRINNLLESDLLAECVRFEEDGSHTTAYEATVEKLCVQIDANGIDVSISQVDG; the protein is encoded by the coding sequence ATGTCAACACAAGCGAGCAATACACGATCGGAATCGACTCCCGACCCTTCGGCGCAACTCGACGTCCTCGGCGACGACTGCGCCCGCATGATCCTCGTCGCGACGAGCGACGGACCGAAAACGGCGAAGGAGCTGACGAAACAGACCGACAGCTCCTCGGCGACCGTCTATCGGCGGATCAACAACCTTCTCGAGAGCGACCTCCTCGCGGAGTGCGTGCGGTTCGAGGAGGACGGCTCTCATACGACTGCCTACGAAGCGACGGTAGAGAAACTGTGCGTGCAGATCGACGCGAACGGGATCGACGTTTCGATCTCCCAGGTTGACGGCTAA
- a CDS encoding NAD-dependent epimerase/dehydratase family protein, with protein sequence MDSSAIGDKTVLVTGGAGFIGSHLVEALAPHTEVRVLDDFSTGDRAYLPENVTVVEGDVRDPIALQQAARGVDVIFHHAAIVSVSQSIDAPRQSNRTNVDASLLVLEQARQEDARVVTASSAAVYGHPAELPVPETAATDPTSPYGIQKLTLDQYTRRYAELYDLPTVALRYFNVYGPRQRGPYSGVISTFLEQARAGDPITIEGDGEQTRDFVHVGDVVRANLLAATTEETGEAYNVGTGDRISIRELAETIRDATDSSSPIVHRDPRPGDIRHSGADTGKANRTLGYEARVDLESGIRSLVGDNPVAEPE encoded by the coding sequence ATGGATTCGTCAGCGATCGGTGACAAAACCGTGCTCGTGACCGGCGGTGCGGGGTTCATCGGCAGTCATCTCGTCGAGGCTCTGGCACCCCACACCGAGGTTCGGGTGCTCGACGACTTCTCCACGGGGGACCGGGCGTACCTGCCCGAGAACGTGACGGTGGTCGAGGGCGACGTTCGCGACCCGATCGCGCTCCAGCAGGCCGCTCGCGGCGTCGACGTGATCTTCCACCACGCTGCGATCGTCAGCGTCTCGCAGAGCATCGACGCTCCCCGCCAGAGCAACCGGACGAACGTCGATGCGAGTCTCCTCGTACTCGAGCAGGCCCGCCAGGAGGACGCCAGGGTCGTCACGGCCTCGAGCGCTGCGGTGTACGGTCATCCCGCGGAGCTTCCGGTACCCGAAACGGCAGCGACGGATCCGACCTCGCCGTACGGTATCCAGAAGCTCACGCTCGACCAGTACACTCGCCGATACGCGGAGCTGTACGACCTGCCGACCGTCGCGCTGCGGTACTTCAACGTCTACGGGCCGCGCCAGCGGGGTCCCTACAGCGGCGTCATCTCGACGTTTCTCGAGCAAGCGCGCGCCGGCGATCCGATCACGATCGAGGGCGACGGAGAGCAGACGCGAGACTTCGTTCACGTGGGCGACGTCGTTCGGGCAAACCTGCTAGCGGCGACGACCGAGGAGACCGGTGAAGCGTACAACGTCGGAACGGGTGACCGAATCTCGATCCGGGAGCTCGCGGAGACGATCCGAGATGCGACGGACTCGTCGTCGCCGATCGTCCACCGCGATCCCCGCCCCGGCGATATCAGACACAGCGGTGCCGACACCGGAAAGGCGAACCGAACGCTCGGATACGAGGCACGCGTCGACCTCGAGTCGGGCATTCGATCGCTTGTCGGCGACAACCCCGTTGCCGAACCGGAGTAA
- a CDS encoding CbtA family protein, with the protein MIYQYLRRGVLAGAVTGIAYGLFVAFVANPLGEYLHHAQRDRGHGHDHAHEPAHAVSETMTAVVSTGSGVLWAIFLGGVFALALYLLEPALPGRGTGSAFVLAGAGFLTVSVIPWLVLPPAAPGAEQLYGIETRLAIYVGLVAFGAAVSAAAIVAYDRAPPRHRSLGIVAAGVPIVATAIVLPPLTPTIITHPGLSGELVSAYQGMVVLSQAAVWATLAATFGWLQGRERPSETAGSNEQLAASPHR; encoded by the coding sequence ATGATCTACCAGTATCTCCGGCGGGGCGTCCTCGCGGGCGCCGTCACCGGCATCGCGTACGGGTTGTTCGTGGCGTTCGTCGCGAATCCGCTCGGCGAGTACCTCCACCACGCCCAGCGCGACCGCGGCCACGGGCACGATCACGCCCACGAACCCGCCCACGCAGTCTCGGAGACGATGACGGCGGTCGTAAGCACCGGAAGCGGCGTCCTCTGGGCGATCTTTCTCGGCGGCGTCTTCGCGCTCGCGCTGTACCTCCTCGAGCCGGCGCTGCCCGGTCGCGGAACCGGAAGCGCCTTCGTCCTCGCCGGCGCGGGATTCCTGACCGTTTCGGTGATCCCGTGGCTCGTGCTCCCGCCCGCGGCTCCGGGTGCCGAACAGCTGTACGGTATCGAGACTCGACTGGCGATCTACGTCGGTCTCGTCGCGTTCGGTGCCGCCGTTTCGGCCGCGGCGATCGTCGCGTACGACCGGGCGCCGCCGCGACATCGAAGCCTCGGAATCGTCGCTGCCGGAGTCCCGATCGTCGCGACCGCGATCGTCCTTCCGCCACTCACGCCGACGATCATCACGCATCCCGGATTGTCCGGCGAACTCGTCTCGGCGTACCAGGGAATGGTCGTCCTGAGCCAGGCGGCGGTCTGGGCGACGCTCGCGGCGACGTTCGGCTGGCTCCAGGGCCGAGAACGACCGTCGGAGACCGCCGGATCGAACGAACAGCTCGCGGCGAGCCCGCACCGATGA
- a CDS encoding helix-turn-helix transcriptional regulator: protein MSNHLPEPVSLAHVPPINGSTTPVSVSVSDGTVLSTLLQLSWNPHFAAVVGIVGLLVLGGALAARNRLLENSSITNDSKPQRHEDFMTDREKVRQLLNENGGRMKQSKIVDSVDWSKAKVSRLLAELEDDEQITKLRLGRENLVCLPGHEPTASKSPEQPKNE, encoded by the coding sequence ATGAGCAACCACCTCCCTGAACCTGTTTCCCTCGCGCACGTACCGCCGATCAATGGATCAACCACCCCGGTATCCGTGTCCGTTTCCGACGGCACCGTTCTCTCGACACTTCTCCAACTGTCCTGGAATCCACACTTCGCAGCCGTCGTCGGTATCGTCGGACTGCTAGTACTCGGTGGGGCCCTCGCCGCTCGAAATCGGCTTCTGGAGAACAGTTCCATCACGAACGATTCGAAACCACAGCGACACGAGGATTTCATGACGGATCGGGAGAAGGTCCGTCAACTGCTCAATGAAAACGGCGGACGAATGAAACAATCGAAGATCGTCGACTCGGTCGACTGGTCGAAAGCGAAAGTTAGTCGCCTCCTCGCGGAACTCGAGGACGACGAACAGATCACGAAGCTACGTCTCGGGCGGGAGAATTTGGTCTGTTTACCGGGCCACGAACCGACGGCGTCGAAGTCTCCCGAGCAGCCGAAAAACGAGTAG
- a CDS encoding CbtB domain-containing protein — protein sequence MATSDTVSDRIESASAELTPIQIATGLAFAAGIAFTLVFLQEPLAHDAMHNFRHAAGITCH from the coding sequence ATGGCGACGAGTGATACCGTCTCGGACCGAATCGAAAGCGCGTCCGCCGAACTGACGCCGATCCAGATCGCGACCGGCCTCGCGTTCGCCGCGGGGATCGCGTTTACGCTGGTCTTCCTGCAGGAACCGCTCGCTCACGACGCGATGCACAACTTCCGACACGCCGCGGGGATCACCTGCCACTAG
- a CDS encoding thiolase family protein, with the protein MADTSDAVVLEGARTPHGTLLGSLADVEPVELGRTALDGLLERTDVSGRDVDWVALGNAIQAGIGQVPGRQAVVESSLPNETRVTTVNEASGSGLRAIALAVDRIDAGRAEFAVAGGFESMTNAPWILPDYRTGRRYGDATLKDSMIMDSLWDVNLDVHMGEITEGLVDREDISREAQDEYALESHRRAADAIESGAFDDEIVPVETGGKTVDTDEGPRPDSTLSDLAELPSSFRGDGTITPGNASKLSDGAGAVLLADADAAADRGLEPIAELADYDIAYRDPDRFNEAVGDVVASLLERNDLAVDDVDAFWINEAFAAQSVYVMDRLDIPREKMNPSGGAVAFGHPIGASGGMLAASLASQLRDDPDVERGLVGMSIGGGGAIMALLEAPE; encoded by the coding sequence ATGGCTGACACCTCCGACGCGGTCGTCCTCGAGGGAGCGCGCACACCGCACGGGACCCTTCTCGGATCGCTCGCCGACGTCGAACCGGTCGAACTGGGACGAACGGCGCTCGACGGTCTGCTCGAGCGAACCGACGTCTCCGGGAGGGACGTCGACTGGGTCGCCCTCGGAAACGCCATTCAGGCCGGCATCGGACAGGTGCCGGGCCGCCAGGCCGTCGTCGAGTCGTCGCTCCCGAACGAGACGCGGGTGACGACCGTGAACGAGGCCTCGGGATCGGGGCTGCGGGCGATCGCGCTGGCGGTCGACCGGATCGACGCGGGCCGCGCCGAGTTCGCGGTCGCCGGCGGCTTCGAGTCGATGACGAACGCGCCGTGGATCCTGCCGGACTACCGCACGGGTCGTCGATACGGCGACGCGACGCTGAAGGACTCGATGATCATGGACTCGCTGTGGGACGTCAATCTCGACGTTCACATGGGCGAGATCACGGAGGGACTCGTCGACCGCGAGGATATTTCTCGAGAGGCCCAGGACGAGTACGCCCTCGAGAGCCACCGGCGAGCGGCCGACGCCATCGAGTCGGGTGCGTTCGACGACGAGATCGTCCCCGTCGAAACGGGAGGAAAGACGGTCGACACCGACGAGGGGCCGCGCCCCGACTCGACGCTGTCGGACCTCGCTGAACTCCCCTCCTCTTTCCGCGGGGACGGGACGATAACCCCCGGGAACGCCTCGAAGCTCAGCGACGGCGCGGGAGCGGTGTTGCTCGCCGACGCGGACGCGGCCGCCGACCGCGGCCTCGAGCCGATAGCTGAACTCGCGGATTACGACATCGCTTACCGCGATCCGGATCGGTTCAACGAGGCCGTCGGCGATGTCGTCGCGAGCCTGCTCGAGCGTAACGACCTCGCGGTCGACGACGTCGACGCGTTCTGGATCAACGAGGCGTTCGCGGCCCAGTCGGTCTACGTCATGGATCGGCTCGACATCCCGCGCGAGAAGATGAATCCCTCGGGCGGCGCGGTCGCCTTCGGCCATCCGATCGGCGCCTCCGGCGGGATGCTCGCGGCCAGCCTGGCCTCCCAGCTCCGAGACGATCCGGACGTCGAGCGGGGGCTCGTGGGCATGAGTATCGGCGGCGGCGGGGCGATCATGGCGCTGCTAGAAGCGCCCGAGTAA
- a CDS encoding DUF7563 family protein, producing MKSTQHDWKPMESSTAGARCRNCGTHVTQQFARVFGDNGDVVHGCPACTTYREMQSGGHLPGD from the coding sequence ATGAAATCCACACAGCACGACTGGAAACCGATGGAATCGTCGACAGCAGGTGCCCGCTGTCGAAACTGTGGGACACACGTGACTCAGCAGTTTGCTCGTGTGTTTGGAGACAATGGTGACGTCGTCCACGGTTGTCCCGCCTGCACGACATATCGAGAGATGCAATCAGGTGGTCACCTTCCGGGCGACTGA
- a CDS encoding DUF7344 domain-containing protein yields MSVQTNRTESLEESEVFHILGNDRRRSIVQLLAEESGQVDVSDVATEIAATESDSTPVPNNLYKSVYVSLQQTHLPQLQEDAVIEYDSDAKTIRPGPNFDDVLTYVDGNTTDHSSVLQRHLGLCLFGLFLIALAGVDALPLSSLDPVLSSVLVLLAVAASSLYRLLS; encoded by the coding sequence ATGTCCGTCCAGACGAACCGAACTGAGTCGCTCGAGGAAAGCGAGGTGTTTCACATCCTCGGCAACGACCGACGCCGGTCGATCGTCCAACTGCTCGCCGAGGAGTCCGGCCAGGTCGACGTCTCCGACGTCGCGACCGAGATCGCGGCGACCGAATCGGACTCGACGCCCGTTCCGAACAACCTCTACAAGAGCGTCTACGTCTCCCTGCAGCAGACGCATCTGCCACAGTTACAGGAAGACGCGGTCATCGAGTACGACTCGGACGCAAAGACGATCCGACCCGGTCCGAACTTCGACGACGTTCTTACGTACGTCGACGGGAACACGACCGATCACTCGTCCGTCCTGCAACGTCATCTCGGACTCTGCCTGTTCGGACTGTTCCTGATCGCCCTCGCCGGGGTCGACGCCCTGCCGCTCTCGAGTCTGGATCCGGTTCTCTCGAGCGTGCTCGTCTTGCTCGCCGTCGCCGCGAGCAGCCTCTACCGGCTGCTGAGCTGA
- a CDS encoding quinone-dependent dihydroorotate dehydrogenase, whose amino-acid sequence MTLYSRVRPLAFKLPAETAHDLGKRTLRAAQSTRPTRTALSAAYRYDHPALEVDLFDTTFPNPVGVAAGFDKNAEVTHALEALGFGFVEIGTVTPYPQPGNDRPRLFRLREDGAMVNRMGFNGQGMVRVKERLEQDGTPGTPLGVNVGKMNSSSEAEAIEDYRRVFDRLSPFADYVVVNVSCPNTPEEFDEGSPEHLRTIFETLEAENDANVPILVKIGPDSPEKSILDLVDIVQEFDLDGIVATNTTTNRDRLESPNQEEWGGLSGKPLETRSTDAIRTLAEYTDGDLPIVGVGGVDSAESAYEKIRAGASLVQLYTGFVYEGPATAKRINQRLVELLERDGFASVEEAVGADLE is encoded by the coding sequence ATGACGCTGTACTCGCGGGTTCGGCCGCTCGCGTTCAAACTGCCCGCCGAGACGGCCCACGATCTCGGCAAGCGGACGCTCCGGGCCGCCCAGTCGACGCGGCCGACCCGGACGGCGCTGTCGGCCGCCTACCGGTACGACCATCCCGCACTCGAGGTCGACCTGTTCGACACCACGTTCCCGAATCCCGTCGGCGTGGCGGCAGGATTCGACAAGAACGCCGAAGTCACGCACGCGCTCGAGGCGCTCGGCTTCGGCTTCGTCGAGATCGGCACCGTCACGCCCTACCCGCAGCCGGGTAACGACCGGCCGCGGCTGTTCCGCCTGCGGGAGGACGGGGCGATGGTCAACCGCATGGGCTTCAACGGCCAGGGAATGGTGCGCGTAAAAGAGCGACTCGAACAGGACGGGACGCCCGGAACCCCGCTGGGGGTGAACGTCGGCAAGATGAACTCCTCGAGCGAGGCCGAGGCGATCGAGGACTACCGACGCGTCTTCGATCGACTCTCGCCGTTCGCCGACTACGTCGTGGTCAATGTCTCCTGTCCGAACACGCCCGAGGAGTTCGACGAGGGGTCGCCCGAGCACCTGCGGACGATCTTCGAGACGCTCGAGGCCGAAAACGACGCGAACGTCCCGATCCTCGTCAAGATCGGGCCTGACTCGCCCGAGAAGTCGATTCTCGACCTCGTCGACATCGTCCAGGAGTTCGATCTGGACGGGATCGTCGCGACGAACACGACGACCAACCGCGACAGGCTCGAATCGCCGAATCAGGAGGAGTGGGGCGGGCTCAGCGGCAAGCCGCTCGAGACGCGATCGACCGACGCCATCCGCACGCTCGCCGAGTACACAGACGGCGACCTGCCGATCGTCGGCGTCGGCGGCGTCGACTCCGCCGAAAGCGCCTACGAGAAGATCCGCGCGGGCGCGTCGCTCGTCCAGCTCTACACCGGATTCGTCTACGAGGGACCCGCTACGGCGAAGCGGATCAATCAGCGGCTCGTGGAACTGCTCGAGCGCGACGGGTTCGCGTCGGTCGAGGAGGCGGTCGGCGCGGATCTCGAGTAG